In Salvia miltiorrhiza cultivar Shanhuang (shh) chromosome 4, IMPLAD_Smil_shh, whole genome shotgun sequence, the DNA window CGTCGTATcgcctcttcttcctcatccgaagactcggactcgtcttcctcctcctgcGACGATGAATCGTCCCTACTATCATCGTGTGTAGGGATACTTCTTCCAACGTCCGTCTCGATAGGAAACACAGTAGACCGATGTCCCTCATAATATACCCGCTCTTGAGTCTGAGGAACCGGAGCCGCAGATTGTTTGCCCTTCTCGATCACGTAAACAACGGGATATTTCTTATGCTCGGAAATCAGTCGGTTCAAATCCGAATCAGTCTTCAAAGCCACTTTTATTCTTCGCCCTTCGTCCGTGGTCGATGTATAGAAAAGCATATAAGTGGATCGACCATCCTCGTTTAATTGATCGTGCACCTCTTGCATCAACTTCGCATGACAAAGGTCTTCCTTAGACATGTACACGACAACCTCATCGCCTCCTTCATACTCGGTTAATTTCCACTGACCACTGTGCCGTATAACGATTGCTTGAAACGACATCTGCTTCAAAACGACAAAAATACAAcatttaaatacacaaacaGGAAACCGTGTACCCCAATACATCAACTGAATATACAAACATGCTAAAAATAACCTCAAAATCATATTCAACCCAACCGTGTACAGCAAATTCGaccaccgtgtacaaccgtgtacacaACCGTGTACACAGAAACCCTAACCGTGTACATCAGAACACTAAGGGTTCAAAAATAAGGTAATTTGCGTACAAAGTGTTTTTTTATGCCGTTTTTTAGtccaaaacatgtaataagtcatatatataacataattattgaaataaacaacaaaaaatcactaaaactcaaaccgtgtacaaccgtgtactctAGAACACCAACCGTGTACagccgaaaattaaaaaaaaatatgtatttcacATACCTTATGTAATACAAGCctttagatgatttttttttgaatttttgagcaACCGTGTATGAGTCGTGTATGTGTATTGAgaggattttcttcttctttcttgttcAAATGTCTGATGAATGAACATTTGGTTGGTATCCTTCATTAACTACCCACAGCAGCCGTGTACGGAGCATTTAATTTCGTGAATTTAAGGTTGTTTCCTTAACAAGTGTTTGAGTTGGTGTAAATGCACCCAACAACCATAATATCACATAAAATCACGCCATAaacgtgaatagagagagagagaatcagattttgCTTATTTTTAAATCACATTTTAACGTGATTTcggttatttttaaatcaaagagagagaatcagattttgATCACATAAATTCACGCCATAATGCCATAAGATATGGTTTGCTTACTCAGTTTTAATTTTaacgtgaatagagagagagagaatcaaattttgattttatttggttatttttaaatcaaaaataaGTAATATGTCACTATCATTCACTTTATTGACTTGTACTTATGTACTTTAGGTCAAATgtgctacaaaacttatttatttatggggtgtgatacaaaacttatttattttatcaaaaatgctACTACTATGTATTGTCACTAAATATATTAAGACAGAGTTTGAGAATCGAGTAAAGAAAGACCAAGCAACCATAACCAAAAAGGGAATATGGTTGACACGTCaaagatttaaaaaataaaaagaatattcaCAATAGTTGTGGACTTGTGGTTACATAATTATtcattaattaaagaaaattgGATTTTTAGAAAGTGGGATTATAActaaatttaaagattaaatataagCTTTCCACCAACTCCACCAAATGATTCCACTGCC includes these proteins:
- the LOC131022646 gene encoding uncharacterized protein LOC131022646, translating into MSFQAIVIRHSGQWKLTEYEGGDEVVVYMSKEDLCHAKLMQEVHDQLNEDGRSTYMLFYTSTTDEGRRIKVALKTDSDLNRLISEHKKYPVVYVIEKGKQSAAPVPQTQERVYYEGHRSTVFPIETDVGRSIPTHDDSRDDSSSQEEEDESESSDEEEEAIRRREILDSVSTEQEAWRQTGPQNFTSDD